In one Oryza glaberrima chromosome 2, OglaRS2, whole genome shotgun sequence genomic region, the following are encoded:
- the LOC127763327 gene encoding dehydrin DHN1, with amino-acid sequence MEDERNTESHQGGEAAEQVEVKDRGLFDNLLGRKKDDQPEEKKHEEELVTGMEKVSVEEPKKEEHHAEGEKKENLLSKLHRSSSSSSSSSDEEEEVIDDNGEVVKRKKKKGLKEKIKEKLPGHKDHAGEHAPPPAATGFPAPAPPASVVTAAPTPAPAPVVTHGDHHHDTAVPVEKIEGDHAKTEATLPHAPEEEKKGFLDKIKEKLPGGHKKPEDATAVPPPAAAPAAPATTPAPAHPPPATEEVSSPDGKEKKGILGKIMEKLPGYHKGSGEEDKTAAAAASEHKSSA; translated from the exons atggaGGATGAGAGGAACACGGAGAGCCACCAGGGTGGCGAGGCTGCAGAGCAGGTGGAGGTGAAGGACAGGGGCCTCTTCGACAACCTCCTTGGCAGGAAGAAGGACGATCAGCCGGAGGAGAAGAAGCATGAGGAGGAGCTTGTCACCGGCATGGAGAAGGTCTCCGTGGAAGAGCCAAAGAAGGAGGAGCACCACGCCGAGGGCGAGAAGAAGGAGAACCTCCTCTCCAAGCTGCACCgatccagctccagctccagctcg TCGagtgatgaggaagaggaggtgaTCGATGACAACGGCGAGGTGgtcaagaggaagaagaagaaggggctCAAGGAGAAGATCAAGGAGAAGCTGCCCGGCCACAAGGACCATGCCGGCGAGCATGCTCCTCCGCCCGCGGCGACGGGCTTCCCCGCGCCGGCTCCGCCTGCATCCGTGGTGACGGCCGCGCCCACGCCAGCTCCTGCTCCCGTGGTGACTCACGGCGATCACCACCACGACACCGCCGTCCCCGTGGAGAAGATCGAGGGTGATCACGCCAAGACGGAGGCGACCCTGCCACATGCAcccgaggaggagaagaagggctTCCTCGACAAGATCAAGGAGAAGCTGCCCGGCGGCCACAAGAAGCCGGAAGACGCAACTgctgtgccgccgccggccgccgcaccggCTGCTCCTGCCACTACTCCGGCGCCAGCACACCCACCGCCGGCTACAGAGGAAGTGAGCAGCCCGGatgggaaggagaagaagggtATACTGGGCAAGATCATGGAGAAACTGCCCGGTTACCACAAGGGCTCCGGCGAGGAAGacaagaccgccgccgccgccgccagcgagcACAAGAGCAGCGCTTAA